In Sphingobium sp. EP60837, the sequence CTCCAGCGTGCGTGCGATCGAGAAGGCCACCCAACTGCCACGGGCCTCGTCGTCGAGCGCGCGAAAGGCGTCAAAACGTTCGGTCATGGTGTCGTGACCGGCCCAGCTCGTATCGAGACGCTGGCGCTGGTCCTCGATGGTCTGCGACGCCATCGATCCTTCATCGCGGAAGCCGAAGATCGGGAATTGAGCGCCGCTGGACTTGAGCGTCGAGTGATTGCGGACGTAGTTCTGCTCGAAGACGACATTCTGCGCCATCAGGAAGATGGTGAGATCCAGCGCCAGCGCCGGATCGCTGGCGATGTGGGCGACGAGGATCTGTCGCCGCTGGGTCGCCAGCTCGTCGATCAGCGTAGCACTGAGTTTGGGTCCATGGTCGATGTCGCCGGCGCCGTCGTCACCATTGCCACCGCCCGTCACCTTGGGCGGAGCATTCGGATCGACAACCGGCTTCTCACTGAACATGCGGGTGTGAACGCGGGCTTCGCCATCACCACCGATATAAACGAACGTCCCGATCTGCGCTCGGACCGCCGGATCGATCTCGCGACGGGATCCCTCGATACTCTCAAGCTCCCGTTCTATTTCGTCGAGGCGATCGTTCGCCACCTCGGCCTCCGGCGTCCCCTCTGTCAGTTCGCCCTCAAGCTGTTCGACGAGATGGTCATTTTCGGCCGAAAGCGCTTCGACGCGCGCGCTTTCCGCTTCGCTGAGCGGCCGCGCGGGCGCGTGAAACTCGTGAAGCTGACGCTCGAGATCATAGGGAACGTGGGTGGCCACGATCGGCGTCACGAAGGCGAGGCCCTCGGCCTGTGCGAGTTCGGCTGCGGCCGCCTCCAGCTTCTTGCCGGCAAGATCTTCGAGAAGATCGACGTCGATCCAGTTCTCGTCCCCCTCGGCGGCAAACAGGTCCCCCTCGATGCGGCCGCCTGCGGCGACATAGGCATCGCGACCGATGAACCGCGCCTTGGCATCGTTCGCCTTCATCGTGCCGTTGAGGATCGCACGCCGGATGTTGTCGGGCTGATCGCCATAATAGGAGGTGCTCATCTGTGCGAAGACGCGAGCCTGGCGATCGATGTCGCTCGTCACGGCATAGGCCTGGGCGACACCCAGCGTGATTTCGCCGGCGGCGAGAGCCTGGAACACGCTCGGTGCAAGCTCGGCAAGCCGCACCCGCTGCTCGACGAAGCGGGTGGTAACGCCCTGTCGCTTGGCAACGTCCTCGGCGGTCATTCCCTTCTGGATGAGGAAGTTGAACGCGGTACTTTCATCCGCCGGGTTCATCGGAACGCGCTGGAAGTTCTCGGTGAGGCTCGCTTCGACCGAGTTGTCGTCGTCGATAAGGACGAGGACGGGCACGACATAGTCGACGGGCAGAGTGCCTTGTTCGATCAGGCTCTGGAGTGCGCGCAGCCGGCGCCCGCCCGCCTTGACGGTGAAATGGCCCGCTTTCTTGAGCGGGGTAACGATGAGATTCTGCAACAAGCCTTGCGTTGCGATGCTGGCGGCTAGGGCGTCGATACCGGCCTCACGGCTCGATTTGCGGACATTGTCCTTCGACAACGAGAGGTTCTTGACCTTAACGGACTGGATCATCTTTCGTCTCCATCTGGAACTGGCGTGCCGTCTCGACGGTCACGCGAGCCTGCTCATCAGGCCCACAAAGCCGAAGGCCCCCTCCCCTCTCCTGCGCTGGGCGCGGATAGAGGAGCTGCATAGTCAGGCGGTGATGCGCTCGATAACGGCAGCGGCATTTGTGACGGGAACGAACATCCGCGTCCTGTGCTGCATGATGTCGGTGAAACAGCCGGCCGCCTTGAGTTCGGCAAGCCGCGTGTGCGGCCAATCGAGCAGTTCGAGGCGCTGCTGGCCGGCGACCAGGCTGCGCTTGAGCCGGTAGGCTCCGACGGACGATATCTCGCCGCTGGTCATTACATGCTTTGCGGTATCGTCGCCTGACACGGTGATGGCGGCGTTGATCCCAAAGGCGTCCGCAAGCTTTGACACCAGCGGTGCAGGAACAAGCCGGCCGAGGAAAGATTGGCCGTCATCGGTGTTCAAGCGCCAGACCTGGACATGATCGTCGGGCAAGCGGTCCCAGACCGGCAGGAGCAGGCCCGCGACCAAATAGAGCGTGCTGGTGCGGGTCTTGTCCCGCATCTCCTCGACCTCGGCCTGCCACAGCGCCGAAAATTCCTCCTCGCTGGTCTCTTCCCACATTGTTTCGAGCAGCAAATCCTGCCGCATCCGCTCGGAACGGGTCGGCCGAACCAGCTCGTAGCGGCGAACGATCTCACCATCGTCATCGGTGAGCGAATAGGTGCTGCACCGGATCGCGGCCCTGCCGGACTTGCGATTGACGATCGGGCGCGCGTCATCGCCCAGGATACGCAACGCACGGTCGAGCGGCATCGGCTTGTAGCGCTCTTCCGTTTCGAGGCGCAGAATCTCCGTTTCTGCCCCGCTGGTCTGGTCGCGCCGGATGACCGTGCGATCGAGGATCGTGATGCGTTCGGCATTGATGCTCTCGACGCCAAGATCGAGCGTGCCAGCTTCGCGCGCCGCCTCGATCCGGGCCTCGATCAGGCCGAGATATTCATCGAAGATCACATTCTGCAACGCGATGCGCAGCGCGAGAATACGATTGAGCCAGCGCTGGATGGGCGGCAGCTCCTCCTTCAGCCCTCCGCCTTCGCCCTCCAGCTCAAGTCCGGTCAGGGTCTGAAATTCGCCAAGTGTGGTCGAGCGCAGTTTACCGTCGGCAAGCAGGCGGAACCATGTTTCGAGGGATTCCTTGGCATAGTCGCTTTCGAGATTGTCCCGCGGGTCGAACAGACCTTGGCCGCCTGTCTGACGCTGGCCCCGTGTCAGGGCACCAAGGCTGTCGAGGCGGCGGGCAATCGTCGAGATGAAGCGCCGCTCGCCGCGGCAGTCGGTCGATACCGGACGGAACAGCGGCGCGGTTACCTGATGCGTGCGATGGGTGCGGCCGAGACCCTGGATGGCCGCGTCAGCGCGCCAACCGGGCTCGAGCAGATAGTGGTTGCGGCGTGACTGGTTCTCGGCGGTGAGACTCGCGTGATAGCTGCGCCCGGTGCCGCCTGCATCGGAGAAGATCAGGATCTTCTTCTCGTTCCGCATGAAGGCGTCGGTCTCGGCAAGGTTTGTTCGCGGCGAACGGCTCTCGATACGCTGGCGACCGTGCGCGTCGATGACGATGCGCCGGCTGCGTCCCGTCACCTCGGCGACCGCATCGGTCCCGAAATGTCCGATGATATGATCAAGGGCGGACCCCACGATCGGCAGGGAGCAGAACCGCTCGACGAGATTGTCGCGCATCTCGAGCGCTTCCTGGCTGAAGATGGGACGCCCGTCCTCGTCGGACATCGGCTCCGACCGCGTCTTGCCGGTGTCATCGACGAAGGTCTTCATCTGACGGACGGGAAAGGCGGCCGTGAGATAGGACATGACGAACTCTTTGGGTGAAAGCTCGATGTCGAGATTCGCCCGGTCCTCGGCGTTCAGCGCGGCAAGTGCCCGGTTGAGCATCGCCTCTGACGTCGAGACGAGCTGGATCACGACGCTCTCGCCGCGGGCCAGATCAGCGCGGATCGCCGGGATCAGCGAGGGCAGCTTCATGCCGATCAGGATCTGGCCAAAGAACCGCTGCTTGGTGGATTCGAAGATCGACAGCGCTGCGGCCTTCGCACCGCTGTTGTAGGTGTCGTTGGAGAAGCTGTCCGTCACCCGGGTGGCATCGAGCGCTGTGCGCAAATTGGCGTGGATGATCGCCCACGCATCGGCATAGGCGTCATAGACCTCGACCTGATCGGGCGTCAGGCGATGTTCGAGAATGTCATATTCGACACCGGCGAAACTGAGCGCCCTGGCGACATAGAGGCCCTGCATCTTCAGGTCGCGGGCGATCAATTCCATCGCCGAGATCCCGCCACGCCGCAAACTGTCAACGAATGCGCGGCGATCGG encodes:
- a CDS encoding strawberry notch-like NTP hydrolase domain-containing protein, with protein sequence MRTSAAALELDFTEPSITAANAVYAMLRKGGGVDRPGLLRAMETAYRSTAADGHWSLRDAYDVLELAQVLHLATLDLSQEPAECLAALTALTASLPTHTVRSEEQIALQQFSTPAAIGYLAALAVRITTADTVLEPSAGTGLLAVFAARAGAKLVLNEIDPARADMLQAAFPAAPVSRHDGELINDLLPLSIRPTAVLINPPFSRSIGRHADPLAAFRHLRAALKRLDAGGRCAAILPDRVDTSSRAWAKATEGCAITLHVELPANAYAKHGTSQIVKLIVLEKSFQDDIAIVRCNSLPEALATIIASAASVTETPRLSPARLAPTRARASLLGGLSSRPRLSAPTSKAAQSLSALDIGYDVFAEPVPTGEAVGVYLPYRPSRIAISCASPHPTALVESIAMGSITAPRPSYVPKLPASVVDDRVLSDAQLETLIYAGDAFERDISGLFKAAEEGLSLALDQDGRPYRTGFFLGDGTGAGKGRQVAAIILDQWLRGRRKHIWISKTETLLEDARRDWTAVGGLALDIQHLNQWKLGTPIGAAEGVLFLTYATLRSNRGDKGTRLQQILDWVGDDFDGMMVFDEAHEMAGVAGGEGRFGTKDGSDQGIAGVRLQNLLPRARVLYVSATGASDVNNLAYATRLGLWGPTTAFADRRAFVDSLRRGGISAMELIARDLKMQGLYVARALSFAGVEYDILEHRLTPDQVEVYDAYADAWAIIHANLRTALDATRVTDSFSNDTYNSGAKAAALSIFESTKQRFFGQILIGMKLPSLIPAIRADLARGESVVIQLVSTSEAMLNRALAALNAEDRANLDIELSPKEFVMSYLTAAFPVRQMKTFVDDTGKTRSEPMSDEDGRPIFSQEALEMRDNLVERFCSLPIVGSALDHIIGHFGTDAVAEVTGRSRRIVIDAHGRQRIESRSPRTNLAETDAFMRNEKKILIFSDAGGTGRSYHASLTAENQSRRNHYLLEPGWRADAAIQGLGRTHRTHQVTAPLFRPVSTDCRGERRFISTIARRLDSLGALTRGQRQTGGQGLFDPRDNLESDYAKESLETWFRLLADGKLRSTTLGEFQTLTGLELEGEGGGLKEELPPIQRWLNRILALRIALQNVIFDEYLGLIEARIEAAREAGTLDLGVESINAERITILDRTVIRRDQTSGAETEILRLETEERYKPMPLDRALRILGDDARPIVNRKSGRAAIRCSTYSLTDDDGEIVRRYELVRPTRSERMRQDLLLETMWEETSEEEFSALWQAEVEEMRDKTRTSTLYLVAGLLLPVWDRLPDDHVQVWRLNTDDGQSFLGRLVPAPLVSKLADAFGINAAITVSGDDTAKHVMTSGEISSVGAYRLKRSLVAGQQRLELLDWPHTRLAELKAAGCFTDIMQHRTRMFVPVTNAAAVIERITA
- a CDS encoding ParB/RepB/Spo0J family partition protein, producing the protein MIQSVKVKNLSLSKDNVRKSSREAGIDALAASIATQGLLQNLIVTPLKKAGHFTVKAGGRRLRALQSLIEQGTLPVDYVVPVLVLIDDDNSVEASLTENFQRVPMNPADESTAFNFLIQKGMTAEDVAKRQGVTTRFVEQRVRLAELAPSVFQALAAGEITLGVAQAYAVTSDIDRQARVFAQMSTSYYGDQPDNIRRAILNGTMKANDAKARFIGRDAYVAAGGRIEGDLFAAEGDENWIDVDLLEDLAGKKLEAAAAELAQAEGLAFVTPIVATHVPYDLERQLHEFHAPARPLSEAESARVEALSAENDHLVEQLEGELTEGTPEAEVANDRLDEIERELESIEGSRREIDPAVRAQIGTFVYIGGDGEARVHTRMFSEKPVVDPNAPPKVTGGGNGDDGAGDIDHGPKLSATLIDELATQRRQILVAHIASDPALALDLTIFLMAQNVVFEQNYVRNHSTLKSSGAQFPIFGFRDEGSMASQTIEDQRQRLDTSWAGHDTMTERFDAFRALDDEARGSWVAFSIARTLEPSLNVAEGGRSNGFHDHLGRALDIQVERWWRPTAENFFGRVKKDVMLDALEGIGGPILRGRYKDAKKGDLAATCAALCNGQGIVEAEVREKAAAWLPDAMRFDAIEKPETIALRSTFIDEGDDVDPGDDGDGESDPDDATHDGQEGLSEAA